One part of the Deinococcus terrestris genome encodes these proteins:
- a CDS encoding ApeA N-terminal domain 1-containing protein: MASHTTYHGLWQAPDNTLDSYGYFEIRDDGLRLNMIGIREHAFEVSSHDVGKERGRLRVILPFSDHPNIPTLSAKTAEGKTVSLFDLAFRHSRGEWLGRQRDTAYYEYEPQLALIGERRVDDLSAERFTALSLDLHNFSGWPPGSPFEYEFRDDQPTRHYFVLEYQVPVTSVRVEELHLTLEFRTYFSSAPTGGRHIFDAHGRVTLVPDEPASIHALLELVGRVHILLDLLVGQRLKIKRLGLMTSNIQTVLEDGTEVHEAFELVTSQGRLDDSVDERVTPVFPYEDLGERAPVVFSTWLGAERKLRRAVNAFVVVAFAHDLVLDSQYTDLAGIVESLAREGGKQYYVEKSMFRDVARELRAAIPEDLPETLRSILAARIDTANEHSLQSKATALIEACWPIFADRITLTPFDLAAALANNRHALVHNDEGKKKLLARDGLSLYWLTQAIKWLAYGAIALRLGMDRDTVLARLRERIEETRLKLDYEHFKKGEG; this comes from the coding sequence GTGGCATCACACACCACCTACCACGGGCTGTGGCAAGCGCCCGACAACACCCTCGACAGCTACGGTTACTTCGAGATTCGAGACGATGGGTTGCGCCTCAACATGATCGGCATTCGAGAGCACGCTTTCGAAGTCAGTTCCCATGATGTCGGTAAGGAACGAGGGCGGCTCCGGGTCATCCTTCCGTTCTCCGACCACCCCAATATTCCGACGCTATCGGCGAAGACTGCCGAGGGCAAGACGGTTTCACTTTTCGACCTCGCTTTTCGTCACTCTCGCGGCGAGTGGCTCGGCCGCCAGCGTGACACCGCCTACTACGAATACGAGCCGCAGCTAGCGTTAATTGGGGAACGTCGGGTAGACGACCTATCAGCCGAGCGCTTCACGGCCCTGTCCCTAGACCTGCACAACTTCTCTGGGTGGCCCCCCGGCTCACCCTTCGAGTACGAGTTCAGGGACGACCAGCCGACCCGCCACTACTTCGTCCTCGAATATCAGGTGCCCGTCACGAGTGTCCGTGTGGAAGAGCTGCACCTGACCCTGGAGTTCCGAACGTACTTCTCCTCCGCTCCCACAGGTGGACGCCACATCTTCGATGCACATGGGCGAGTTACCCTCGTCCCGGACGAACCAGCCAGCATCCACGCGCTCCTCGAACTCGTCGGCCGGGTCCACATCCTTCTCGATTTGCTTGTCGGTCAACGGCTCAAAATTAAACGCCTCGGGCTCATGACTTCCAACATCCAGACCGTGTTGGAGGACGGGACAGAAGTGCACGAGGCTTTCGAACTGGTGACGAGCCAAGGGCGCCTTGACGACAGCGTCGACGAGCGCGTCACGCCCGTCTTCCCCTACGAGGACCTAGGAGAGCGGGCTCCCGTCGTCTTCAGCACCTGGCTGGGGGCTGAACGCAAGCTGCGCCGCGCTGTGAACGCGTTCGTTGTGGTCGCGTTCGCCCATGATCTCGTGCTTGACTCGCAATACACCGACCTGGCGGGCATCGTCGAATCGCTCGCCCGCGAGGGGGGGAAGCAGTATTACGTCGAGAAGAGCATGTTCAGGGACGTTGCCCGAGAGCTTCGAGCGGCGATTCCCGAGGACTTGCCCGAGACCTTGCGCAGCATCCTCGCCGCACGAATCGACACGGCCAACGAGCATTCGCTGCAAAGCAAGGCCACGGCTCTCATCGAGGCGTGCTGGCCGATCTTCGCTGACAGGATCACATTGACGCCATTCGACCTGGCTGCGGCGCTGGCGAACAACCGCCACGCCCTGGTTCACAACGACGAAGGGAAGAAGAAGCTGCTCGCTCGTGACGGCTTGAGTTTGTACTGGTTGACGCAGGCCATCAAATGGTTGGCCTACGGTGCCATCGCGCTGCGCCTCGGCATGGACCGCGATACGGTCCTGGCCCGACTCCGGGAGCGAATTGAGGAGACGAGGCTGAAACTCGACTACGAACACTTCAAGAAAGGGGAAGGGTAA